In Eupeodes corollae chromosome 3, idEupCoro1.1, whole genome shotgun sequence, a single genomic region encodes these proteins:
- the LOC129951235 gene encoding succinate dehydrogenase assembly factor 3, mitochondrial, with translation MSKIIVAHLSHPQRVRILYKTVLRLHRGLPEELKELGNNYARDEFRRHLKCNPSEANIFMTEWAKYAVTLSEQLGLRGKPKGKLGDILDVDAVEKLSDQQTVQLYELMIAAKGLDENATELTSEGLGTNQRK, from the exons atgtctaaaataaTAGTTGCTCACTTGTCACATCCCCAAAGAGTGCGTATCTTGTACAAAACAGTCCTGCGACTTCACAGAG GACTTCCTGAAGAACTTAAGGAATTAGGTAACAACTATGCACGAGATGAGTTCCGTCGACACCTTAAATGCAATCCCTCCGAAGCCAACATCTTTATGACTGAATGGGCA AAGTATGCAGTGACACTGAGTGAACAACTCGGCCTTAGGGGGAAACCTAAAGGAAAACTTGGCGATATCCTCGACGTTGATGCAGTGGAGAAATTAAGTGACCAACAAACAGTACAACTCTACGAACTCATGATAGCCGCCAAAGGACTCGATGAGAATGCCACAGAACTTACCTCAGAAGGGCTCGGAACTAATCAAAGAAAATGA
- the LOC129951501 gene encoding putative ammonium transporter 3 has translation MPSNTNSTPVSELPSRSAVHNGSYVIPGVYDLSVEDTNWVLTSSFIIFTMQTGFGMLESGCVSIKNEVNIMMKNIIDIVLGGFTYWIFGYGMSFGRGPLSTPFIAIGDFLLDPVVGDPLMGQIFASFLFQLSFATTATTIVSGAMAERTNFKAYCLFSLLDTAVYCIPAGWIWGEHGFLNILGAVDIAGSGPVHLIGGASAFASAAMLGPRLGRYADGYDPLPLGNPVNACLGLFVLWWGWLAFNSGSTYGVSGSKWQYSARAAVMTMMGSFGGGVTSCSYSFWRHDGRLDIMDLINGILASLVSITAGCFLYRAWEAFVIGSLGAILCCVTMPLFDRLGVDDPVGASSVHGVCGIWGVIAVGLFADNPVPLDTTNGRSGLFKGGGWYLLGIQTLSAFCLTCWGVCSTALLLFVVNKIVPIRMDPNEELLGADVMEHRIRHRQIGLSRAISALTPIQPDLKELANLEAIGVNPGHDKSIAGLRAAEDKLAYWETYLDMYHHGTREIKKEVIKEQPDQNKIIAGNMFSKNINSISNSEINSISKGESNTNGAFAWVD, from the exons ATGCCAAGTAACACAAATTCAACTCCCGTATCCGAGCTTCCGTCAAGAAGTGCTGTTCATAATGGCAGTTATGTTATCCCAGGAGTTTATGATTTAAGCGTCGAGGACACCAATTGGGTGCTGACTTCGTCATTCATAATTTTCACGATGCAAACGG gcTTTGGAATGCTTGAATCTGGTTGCGTGTCCATAAAAAACGAAGTCAACATTatgatgaaaaatataattgacataGTTCTTGGTGGATTCACATATTGGATTTTCGGTTATGGAATGTCATTTGGAAGAGGACCTCTCTCCACTCCATTCATAGCAATTGGAGATTTTCTATTGGATCCAGTTGTTGGAGATCCTCTGATGGGTCAAATATTTGCTTCATTTCTATTTCAGCTGTCATTTGCTACAACAGCAACAACTATTGTAAGCGGTGCTATGGCAGAAAG GACTAATTTCAAGGCATATTGTCTGTTTTCATTGCTTGATACAGCAGTATATTGTATACCAGCTGGATGGATTTGGggtgaacatggatttttgaatattttaggaGCTGTGGACATAGCTGGAAGTGGGCCAGTTCATTTAATTG gtGGCGCATCGGCGTTTGCTTCAGCAGCAATGCTTGGACCAAGGTTGGGACGTTATGCAGATGGATACGATCCATTACCTCTTGGCAACCCAGTCAATGCTTGTTTGGGACTTTTCGTACTCTGGTGGGGATGGTTGGCTTTCAATTCTGGAAGCACCTATGGAGTAAGTGGGTCAAAATGGCAGTATTCAGCAAGAGCAGCTGTCATGACAATGATGGGATCTTTTGGAGGAGGTGTCACCAGCTGCTCATATTCTTTCTGGCGGCACGATGGCCGATTGGACATTATGGATTTGATAAATGGAATTTTGGCATCGTTGGTATCCATCACGGCAGGTTGTTTCCTCTACCGCGCTTGGGAAGCATTCGTTATTGGTAGCTTAGGAGCAATTCTCTGTTGTGTTACAATGCCTCTATTTGACCGATTAGGTGTAGATGATCCAGTTGGAGCGAGTTCTGTCCATGGAGTTTGTGGCATTTGGGGTGTTATTGCTGTTGGACTATTTGCCGACAATCCAGTACCATTGGACACGACCAATGGAAGATCGGGTTTGTTTAAAGGCGGTGGTTGGTATTTACTTGGAATTCAAACCCTATCGGCATTCTGCCTGACCTGCTGGGGTGTGTGTTCGACTGCTTTATTGCTATTTGTTGTGAATAAAATTGTTCCCATTCGAATGGATCCAAATGAAGAACTTCTCGGAGCCGATGTCATGGAACACAGAATAAGACATCGTCAAATTGGACTCTCACGGGCTATTTCAGCATTGACTCCAATCCAACCTGATCTTAAGGAATTGGCAAACTTAGAAGCGATTGGTGTAAATCCAGGGCATGACAAGAGCATCGCAGGACTAAGGGCTGCAGAGGATAAACTTGCCTACTGGGAAACATATCTTGATATGTATCATCATGGCACAAGGGAAATCAAGAAAGAAGTAATAAAAGAACAGCctgatcaaaataaaataattgctggaaatatgttttcaaagaaTATAAATTCAATAAGCAATTCTGAAATCAATTCGATTTCAAAAGGAGAAAGTAATACAAATGGCGCATTTGCTTGGGTTGATTAA
- the LOC129951232 gene encoding dihydrofolate reductase, protein MNKLKFSLIVAICENSGIGIKGDLPWHLKNELKHFSRTTKKVTDSNKKNVVIMGRKTYFGVPESKRPLPNRINIVLTRNPVPADYPDDVILCSSLENAMKMLEEKEELKSIIEKVWIVGGSEAYKEAMASPRCDRLYLTEVKAKFECDTFFPEIPSDFEEIPLDDDIASGIQEENGVQYVYKILQKRHNNTLNGGDKN, encoded by the exons atgaataaACTAAAATTCAGTTTAATTGTTGCAATTTGTGAAAATTCCGGTATCGGAATCAAAGGTGACTTACCATGGCATCTCAa AAatgaattgaaacatttttcacGCACAACAAAAAAGGTCACTGATAGCAACAAAAAGAATGTCGTCATTATGGGTCGGAAAACGTACTTCGGAGTTCCCGAGAGTAAGAGACCTCTGCCGAATCGAATAAACATCGTCCTGACTCGTAATCCAGTGCCTGCAGACTACCCGGACGATGTGATCCTGTGTTCAAGTCTAGAAAACGCTATGAAGATgcttgaagaaaaagaagaacttaAGTCAATCATAGAAAAAGTCTGGATCGTTGGTGGGAGTGAAGCATACAAAGAAGCAATGGCTTCTCCTCGATGCGATCGATTGTATTTAACTGAAGTAAAAGCTAAATTTGAATGTGACACCTTCTTTCCGGAGATTCCAAGTGATTTTGAAGAGATTCCTTTGGATGATGATATTGCCAGTGGTATCCAGGAAGAGAATGGAGTCCAATACGTGTACAAGATCCTCCAAAAGAGGCATAATAATACTTTAAATGGCGGCGATAAAAACTAG